TCCGCCCACCGTGAAGCTACCTTGGTCCTCGATGGTCAGAGGCCCTGCGGTATCGGGCTCCGAGCCAGATCCGCAAGCGGACATCGTGGCCGCCGTAACCAGCATTACGGCTAAGGAGCGAGTTCGTAAACGACTAAGTTTCGAAATAGCAGCCCTTTCATTTCGTCGCGTTCGGGCTAGCACATTTGGCTCCCCATAGAGCTCGTTCGCTGCCCATCTGGCGACGGGTGGCGTTGCCTGTCAGAGGACCTTTGAGAGGAAGGACTGTGTCCGTTCGTGCTGGGGCGCCCCGATGACTTTTGATGGACTTCCCGATTCAACGATTAGTCCTTGGTCCATGAAGATGACGTTGTCGGCGACTTCACGGGCAAATCCCATCTCGTGGGTCACGACAATCATGCTCATCCCGTCGTGGGCAAGTCTCTTGATAACGGCCAGGACTTCACCGACGAGTTCGGGATCCAATGCTGACGTGGGTTCGTCGAAGAGGAGTATTTCAGGGTCCATTGCCATGGCCCTGGCGATGGCAATGCGCTGTTGCTGGCCTCCGGACAACTGGGATGGGTAGTGCCTTCCGTGCTCCGACAGACCGACAACCTCCAGGAGTTCCTCGGCCCGGAGAAGCGCGGCCTTCTTAGGGGTTCCCTTGACCATCGTCGGGCCTTCGATGATGTTCTCGATCGCGGTCATGTGCGGGAAAAGGTTGAATTGCTGGAAGACCATGCCCGTCTTCCTCCGTCTTAGGGCGATGTCCTTCTCGCGCATTTCGTAAAGTTTGCCGTTCCGACTGTCATAACCAACTGTCTGGCCACATACCTCGATGCGGCCTCCATCCAGGGTTTCGAGGTGATTGATGCAGCGAAGGAACGTGCTCTTGCCGGATCCGGAGGGGCCGATGATGCAGGCTACTTCTCCAGAGTGCAATGTCAGATCGATGCCTTTAAGGACCTCGTTTTGACCGAAAGTCTTGGTTACGCCTTCAGCGACGAGAATGTTTGTGGTCATAGTCTTACCTGTTCGCATAATGGCGCTCGACTCGGCCTTGGATGAGGATCAGTACGGTTGTAATTGCCAAGTACCAGACGCAGACGACCATCAGCAGGGGAATGGTCTCATACGTTCTTGCGTAAATCAGTTGTGCGGAATGGAGCAGGTCCGTCATGGCGATGACACTCACCAAGGAAGTACCCTTTAGCATTGAGATGAGCTCATTACCAACCGGGGGGATAATGCTGGGCATGGCCTGCGGAAGGACTATCCGTCGGTAAATCAGTCCAGGTGTCATGCCAATCGCTTTGGCAGCTTCCCGTTGGCCTTTTCCTACGGAAAGGAAGCCACCGCGGATGACCTCTGCTGTATAGGCGGCCTGGTTAAGACCTAATCCCAAGATTGCCGCAGTCAACGGCGTGATGAAGTCGTTGCTGGGGACACTGAGCATCTGTGGTCCGAAGGGGATTCCCAGCGACAGGTGGGAGTACAGTGCCCCAAAGTTATACCAAAAAATGAGTTGGACCAGCACCGGGGTGCCCCTGAAGAACCAGATGTAAGCGGAACTGATGGCTTGGAGCAGCCAAGTCGGGGACAACCGCATGACCGCCAGCGTGATTCCCAACGCCAGACCGATCATCATCGCGATGACGGTCAGATACAGAGTGTTGACAAGACCTTCGAGGATCTGAGGATCGAATAAGTACTGGCCGACGGTTTCCCAGCCGAAGTTTTCATTTGTGACAACGCTGTATCCGCCAAGAAGGAGCGTGATCGCGATGACGATAGTGATGGCGTTGCGCACCGGGTGCTTCAGCCTAACAACGGTCGCGTTCGTCTTTCCGGGTCCGTCTTTGGATGCTTCAGATGAAGTGTGCACCGGGCGTAGTGGGTAAGTTTTCATGAGGTTCTCTTTTGCTGCAGTTACCAGGTTATTTCCGGATTGAGTTTGGCGTCAGTGACTCCGTTGTCCTTCAGGCCCCACTTTTCGAGGATCCGCTGGTAGGTGCCATTTTCAATGAGATGTTGGAAAGCGGCTTCAATCGCTGGCCCAACGGAGGATCCCTTATTCAAGGCGATGCCTGTTGGGTTGGGCTGCAGGTGGTGACCAACGACTTGCGCCTCTGGTGATTTCGACACGAGGTAGCCGACGTTGGTAGCGCCGGCCCAGTAGATTTCCGTTCGCTTACTCTGCATGGCTAGCCAGGCGTCGTTGGCACTTTGGAAGACGCTGAGATCGACCGCTGGCTTGCCCTCTTCCCCACAGGATTTGGACTGCGCCGCTCCAAATTCCTGCTGTCGTGAGCCTTGGATAATCGCCACCTTCTTGCCGCACAAATCATCGATGGTCAGGTCGTGAAGACCGGCGGGCTTAAGAGCTGCGAAGGCCTGGTTAGTGCGGATCAGCGTTACGAAGTCGACAATTTCCGCTCTCTCGCGGGTTATGCCGATTTGTCCGACAGCCACGTTGAAGCGGGCCGACTTGAGCCCAGGGATGAGCGAGGCAAAGTCAGTGATCTGCCAGTCGACTTTCAGCCCCAATACGCCAGCGATCTCCTCCAGTATCTGCACTTCGTAACCATCCAGAGCACCGGATTCTGTCTTGAATCCTTCGGGAGGGCTGGACGCTGGGGTTCCCACCGTCAGCACTCCCGAGCTGGCTACTTCTTTGGGGAGCAGATTGGCCGCGCTTTGCACGACGGCATTGCCGTTGCCGGTCTCTTGATTCTTCGGGGTTTCCGCGCTTGAACCGCAAGCTGCCAGAGAACCCATCAAGAAAACAGCTGTGACTGCTGCGAGGATTTGTTTCATTCGAACTCCTTAAGTACTTACCAGCGGGCGCTTGCGGGCCATTCGGCCTATGAGGCGGTGTTGTGCCATATGTCGCCAGATCAGCAATGACTTCGCCTATGGTCGGCGTATTTGAATGCGTGGCCTAAGAGTCCAGCCATTGGCCTGCATAACTTGTCGTTGCCGTTCGGGCCAATGATCGGGGGGCGGTTGGGCCGATAGCCTTCCACGTACGACTCTCGGCGGACAGCGATGTCAGTGAGGCCGTTTTGAAACTCAATCGGAATGCTTCCCGCGTGGCATCAGTTCACTAGTCTCCGCGATTGGTGAGCCTCCACAGTGCAAAAATCCGTGACGCAACGCCAGATTACTGCGATGTTGAGCTTCGGAGACATGATTCTCCGACTAGTAGTTCTGGGCTTA
This window of the Arthrobacter sp. StoSoilB5 genome carries:
- a CDS encoding ABC transporter substrate-binding protein — encoded protein: MKQILAAVTAVFLMGSLAACGSSAETPKNQETGNGNAVVQSAANLLPKEVASSGVLTVGTPASSPPEGFKTESGALDGYEVQILEEIAGVLGLKVDWQITDFASLIPGLKSARFNVAVGQIGITRERAEIVDFVTLIRTNQAFAALKPAGLHDLTIDDLCGKKVAIIQGSRQQEFGAAQSKSCGEEGKPAVDLSVFQSANDAWLAMQSKRTEIYWAGATNVGYLVSKSPEAQVVGHHLQPNPTGIALNKGSSVGPAIEAAFQHLIENGTYQRILEKWGLKDNGVTDAKLNPEITW
- a CDS encoding amino acid ABC transporter permease, yielding MRNAITIVIAITLLLGGYSVVTNENFGWETVGQYLFDPQILEGLVNTLYLTVIAMMIGLALGITLAVMRLSPTWLLQAISSAYIWFFRGTPVLVQLIFWYNFGALYSHLSLGIPFGPQMLSVPSNDFITPLTAAILGLGLNQAAYTAEVIRGGFLSVGKGQREAAKAIGMTPGLIYRRIVLPQAMPSIIPPVGNELISMLKGTSLVSVIAMTDLLHSAQLIYARTYETIPLLMVVCVWYLAITTVLILIQGRVERHYANR
- a CDS encoding amino acid ABC transporter ATP-binding protein, which produces MTTNILVAEGVTKTFGQNEVLKGIDLTLHSGEVACIIGPSGSGKSTFLRCINHLETLDGGRIEVCGQTVGYDSRNGKLYEMREKDIALRRRKTGMVFQQFNLFPHMTAIENIIEGPTMVKGTPKKAALLRAEELLEVVGLSEHGRHYPSQLSGGQQQRIAIARAMAMDPEILLFDEPTSALDPELVGEVLAVIKRLAHDGMSMIVVTHEMGFAREVADNVIFMDQGLIVESGSPSKVIGAPQHERTQSFLSKVL